A single window of Grus americana isolate bGruAme1 chromosome 10, bGruAme1.mat, whole genome shotgun sequence DNA harbors:
- the LOC129210755 gene encoding uncharacterized protein LOC129210755 isoform X4 gives MERSDLVAREVAPHYPWEELGAVTEPDPTPELRPLIRSEVVYDGEDANPLLLLKRSSLPRSCRSDLPFLPPSKAVAPLFSLQQPGSVPGSVPEKTMLSSSSSTMSSSDRDYKKIKFVLCGDKEFFEEVSESNVQPGDIVLVPCLNKTGIITNIFQHAAVYCGDGEVIHFQSTTSSENSRVISKEGFEAMKKERGECQILRKKGGINLNDFRCKVRKAMNSEDYHDLPINNCIEFALYLLDMAEFYMELVEIQNEDDSCSSRDMLTSVREYLLFGDKKIFEEVSESNLQPGDIVLFPFINISGVNNIIFQHAAVYCGDGEVIHFQRTAFFGKSGLISKEGFEAMKKERGKCRILRKKGGINLNDFRCKVRKAMNGEAYYDLCKNNCIHFALYLLDMAEFYMKLVEVQNEDDSGSCWAVSIVSVIPSVQGPLEECGVWEGLGPWEGWLGIPQRRLVSPEGLESLGGLWGPQEGCGVSRRAGVSRHDRCLQESCRIPKEV, from the exons ATGGAAAGAAGCGACCTCGTCGCGAGGGAGGTTGCCCCTCACTATCCGTGGGAGGAGCTGGGGGCGGTGACAGAACCTGACCCTACTCCCGAGCTCCGGCCACTTATTAGAAGTGAAGTCGTGTATGACGGCGAGGATGCAAACCCGCTGTTACTACTAAAGAG AAGCTCCTTGCCCAGAAGCTGCCGGTCAGACCTCCCATTCCTGCCTCCCTCAAAGGCAGTGGcccctcttttctccctgcagcagcccggTTCTGTCCCCGGCTCCGTCCCAGAGAAGAcaatgctgagcagcagcagcagcacg ATGTCAAGCAGCGAC AGGGATTATAAGAAGATCAAGTTTGTGCTGTGTGGGGACAAGGAGTTCTTTGAGGAGGTGTCAGAGAGCAATGTGCAGCCTGGGGACATCGTGCTCGTCCCCTGTCTCAACAAGACTGGCATCATCACCAACATCTTCCAGCATGCAGCCGTGTACTGTGGGGACGGAGAGGTCATACACTTCCAGA GCACGACCTCTTCTGAGAACAGTCGTGTGATCAGCAAGGAAGGCTTTGAAGCcatgaaaaaggagaggggggaaTGTCAGATTCTCCGGAAAAAAGGCGGGATTAACCTCAATGACTTCCGTTGTAAAGTCAGGAAGGCGATGAACAGCGAAGACTATCATGACCTGCCCATAAACAACTGCATCGAATTCGCCCTCTACCTCCTGGACATGGCGGAATTCTACATGGAACTG GTGGAAATCCAAAATGAAGATGACAGCTGCAGCAGTAGGGAC aTGTTGACCAGTGTT AGGGAGTATTTGCTGTTTGGGGACAAGAAGATCTTTGAGGAGGTGTCGGAGAGCAATTTGCAGCCTGGAGATATTGTGCTTTTCCCCTTTATCAACATCTCTGGCGTCAACAACATCATCTTCCAACATGCAGCCGTGTACTGCGGGGACGGAGAGGTCATACATTTCCAGA GAACGGCCTTCTTCGGGAAAAGTGGTCTGATCAGCAAGGAAGGCTTTGAAGCcatgaaaaaggagagggggaaatgcCGGATTCTACGGAAAAAAGGCGGGATCAACCTCAATGACTTCCGTTGTAAAGTCAGGAAGGCGATGAACGGTGAAGCCTACTATGACTTGTGCAAAAACAACTGCATCCACTTTGCCCTCTACCTCCTGGACATGGCGGAATTCTACATGAAACTG GTGGAAGTCCAAAATGAAGATGACAGCGGCAGCTGTTGGGCCGTGAGTATCGTCAGTGTCATCCCTTCCGTGCAGGGTCCCCTGGAGGAGTGTGGggtctgggaagggctgggTCCCTgggagggctggctggggatTCCCCAAAGAAGACTGGTGTCTCCAGAAGGTTTGGAGTCTCTGGGAGGGCTTTGGGGTCCCCAGGAAGGCTGTGGGGTCTCCAGGAGGGCTGGGGTCTCTAGACACGACCGGTGTctccaggagagctgcaggatccCTAAGGAGGTCTGA
- the LOC129210756 gene encoding uncharacterized protein LOC129210756 isoform X1: protein MGAQHLEETAPSRRVSPTMETQAVPKPPGMGDEPVGQRCCRCPQGTGGPETWTGPQTVAGAASTAAFFLCEEMLGQHFDEVPDGVAEPQPGDLFLFPLASGCPGWWEGHASVYCGDGEIIHLEGSSGTSPSGIVAKHGKSHLLRTRGPAKVLRKKGSLDAAALQQRIRAAMDQVVEYDAVTCNCVHFALALLGLGQFTTATVSPALQ, encoded by the exons atgggtgctcagCACCTAGAGGAGACGGCCCCTTCTCGGAGGGTTTCCCCAACCATGGAGACCCAAGCTGTGCCCAAGCCACCGGGGATGGGGGATGAGCCAGTGGGTCAGCGATGCTGccgctgtccccagggcactggtGGCCCTGAAACATGGACGGGTCCCCAGACAGTGGCCGGGGCGGCGAGCACAGCAGCGTTCTTCCTCTGCGAGGAGATGCTGGGCCAGCACTTCGATGAGGTCCCCGATGGGGTGGCCgagccccagcctggggaccTCTTCCTCTTCCCGCTGGCCTCGGGCTGCCCTGGCTGGTGGGAAGGCCATGCCAGCGTCTACTGTGGTGATGGGGAGATCATCCACCTGGAAG GCAGCTCGGGGACGTCCCCATCAGGGATCGTGGCCAAGCACGGCAAGAGCCACCTCCTGCGGACGCGGGGTCCAGCAAAGGTGCTGCGGAAGAAAGGAAGTCTGGATGCGGCCGCCCTGCAGCAGCGGATCCGGGCAGCCATGGACCAGGTGGTGGAGTACGACGCTGTCACATGCAACTGTGTCCACTTCGCCCTCGCCCTGCTGGGACTGGGCCAGTTCACTACAGCCACG GTGTCCCCAGCGCTGCAGTGA
- the LOC129210757 gene encoding uncharacterized protein LOC129210757 isoform X3, with translation MLSSSGSAMSSSFRDYKKIKFVLCGDKEFFEEVSESNLQPGDIVLVPFLSTPGINSNIFQHAAVYCGDGEVIHFQNMSSSDKSGRISKEGFNAMKKERGKCRILRKKGGINLNDFRCKVRKAMCSEAYYDLYINNCIHFALYLLDMAEFYMKLVEVQNEDDSCSCWAVSRALQ, from the exons ATGCTGAGCAGCAGTGGTAGCGCG ATGTCGAGCAGCTTT AGGGATTATAAGAAGATCAAGTTTGTGCTGTGTGGGGACAAGGAGTTCTTTGAGGAGGTGTCAGAGAGCAATTTGCAGCCTGGGGACATCGTGCTGGTTCCCTTTCTAAGCACACCTGGCATCAACAGTAACATCTTCCAACATGCAGCCGTGTACTGTGGGGACGGAGAGGTCATACATTTCCAGA ACATGTCCTCTTCCGACAAAAGTGGTCGGATCAGCAAGGAAGGCTTCAACGCcatgaaaaaggagagggggaaatgcCGGATTCTACGGAAAAAAGGCGGGATCAACCTCAATGACTTCCGTTGTAAAGTCAGGAAGGCGATGTGCAGCGAAGCCTACTATGACTTGTACATAAACAACTGCATCCACTTTGCCCTCTACCTCCTGGACATGGCGGAATTCTACATGAAACTG GTGGAAGTCCAAAATGAAGATGACAGCTGCAGCTGTTGGGCC GTGTCCCGAGCACTGCAGTGA
- the LOC129210757 gene encoding uncharacterized protein LOC129210757 isoform X1 — MLSSSGSAMSSSFRDYKKIKFVLCGDKEFFEEVSESNLQPGDIVLVPFLSTPGINSNIFQHAAVYCGDGEVIHFQNMSSSDKSGRISKEGFNAMKKERGKCRILRKKGGINLNDFRCKVRKAMCSEAYYDLYINNCIHFALYLLDMAEFYMKLVEVQNEDDSCSCWAPTHPAVAEEQPRCVRGGGHHVLLRMIPPPTHRGD; from the exons ATGCTGAGCAGCAGTGGTAGCGCG ATGTCGAGCAGCTTT AGGGATTATAAGAAGATCAAGTTTGTGCTGTGTGGGGACAAGGAGTTCTTTGAGGAGGTGTCAGAGAGCAATTTGCAGCCTGGGGACATCGTGCTGGTTCCCTTTCTAAGCACACCTGGCATCAACAGTAACATCTTCCAACATGCAGCCGTGTACTGTGGGGACGGAGAGGTCATACATTTCCAGA ACATGTCCTCTTCCGACAAAAGTGGTCGGATCAGCAAGGAAGGCTTCAACGCcatgaaaaaggagagggggaaatgcCGGATTCTACGGAAAAAAGGCGGGATCAACCTCAATGACTTCCGTTGTAAAGTCAGGAAGGCGATGTGCAGCGAAGCCTACTATGACTTGTACATAAACAACTGCATCCACTTTGCCCTCTACCTCCTGGACATGGCGGAATTCTACATGAAACTG GTGGAAGTCCAAAATGAAGATGACAGCTGCAGCTGTTGGGCC CCCACCCACCCCGCTgttgcagaggagcagccacGTTGTGTGAGGGGTGGGGGCCACCATGTCCTCCTGAGGATGATCCCTCCGCCAACCCACAGAGGAGACTGA
- the LOC129210757 gene encoding uncharacterized protein LOC129210757 isoform X2 gives MLSSSGSAMSSSFRDYKKIKFVLCGDKEFFEEVSESNLQPGDIVLVPFLSTPGINSNIFQHAAVYCGDGEVIHFQNMSSSDKSGRISKEGFNAMKKERGKCRILRKKGGINLNDFRCKVRKAMCSEAYYDLYINNCIHFALYLLDMAEFYMKLVEVQNEDDSCSCWALQRSSHVV, from the exons ATGCTGAGCAGCAGTGGTAGCGCG ATGTCGAGCAGCTTT AGGGATTATAAGAAGATCAAGTTTGTGCTGTGTGGGGACAAGGAGTTCTTTGAGGAGGTGTCAGAGAGCAATTTGCAGCCTGGGGACATCGTGCTGGTTCCCTTTCTAAGCACACCTGGCATCAACAGTAACATCTTCCAACATGCAGCCGTGTACTGTGGGGACGGAGAGGTCATACATTTCCAGA ACATGTCCTCTTCCGACAAAAGTGGTCGGATCAGCAAGGAAGGCTTCAACGCcatgaaaaaggagagggggaaatgcCGGATTCTACGGAAAAAAGGCGGGATCAACCTCAATGACTTCCGTTGTAAAGTCAGGAAGGCGATGTGCAGCGAAGCCTACTATGACTTGTACATAAACAACTGCATCCACTTTGCCCTCTACCTCCTGGACATGGCGGAATTCTACATGAAACTG GTGGAAGTCCAAAATGAAGATGACAGCTGCAGCTGTTGGGCC ttgcagaggagcagccacGTTGTGTGA
- the NR2E3 gene encoding photoreceptor-specific nuclear receptor → MAASPAGSVVSAGLDDSPTGLSPAPGKALSPVLLCKVCGDTSSGKHYGIYACNGCSGFFKRSVRRKLIYRCQAGTGLCPVDKAHRNQCQACRLKKCLQAGMNKDAVQNERQPRSTAQVRLDSIELDTELPTEHVATTREVPSTPCPAPRGPGATVAVTPGPRAPTPPTNHRFMASLMTAETCAKLEPEDADETVDVTGSEPERAAGEYQVAPYPAASPENVYETSARLLFMAVKWAKNLPVFSNLPFRDQVILLEEAWSELFLLCAIQWSMPLESCPLLAVPELAPGKLLPAALDVRALQETLGRFKALAVDPTEFACMKAVVLFKPETRGLKDPEQVENLQDQSQVMLGQHNRSHYPGQPVRFGKLLLLLPALRFISSERVELLFFRRTIGNTPMEKLLCDMFKN, encoded by the exons ATGGCTGCGTCGCCGGCGGGGTCGGTGGTGAGCGCCGGGCTGGATGATAGCCCCACGG GGCTGAGCCCGGCCCCCGGCAAGGCGCTGAGCCCCGTGCTGCTGTGCAAGGTGTGCGGGGACACCAGCAGCGGGAAGCACTACGGCATCTACGCCTGCAACGGCTGCAGCGGCTTCTTCAAGCGCAGTGTCCGCAGGAAGCTCATCTACAG GTGCCAGGCGGGGACGGGGCTGTGCCCGGTGGACAAGGCGCACCGTAACCAGTGCCAGGCCTGTCGGCTGAAGAAGTGCCTGCAAGCCGGCATGAACAAGGATG CCGTGCAGAACGAGCGCCAGCCCCGCAGCACAGCCCAGGTCCGGCTGGACAGCATCGAGCTGGACACCGAGCTGCCCACCGAGCACGTGGCCACCACCCGTGAGGTCCCCTCAACCCCCTGCCCGGCTCCTCGCGGTCCCGGTGCCACCGTCGCCGTCACCCCAGGTCCCCGAGCACCCACTCCACCCACCAACCATCGCTTCATGGCCAGCCTGATGACGGCCGAGACCTGTGCCAAGCTGGAGCCCGAGGACG CTGACGAGACGGTGGATGTGACGGGCAGCGAGCCGGAGCGGGCGGCCGGCGAGTACCAGGTGGCACCGTACCCCGCGGCCAGCCCCGAAAACGTCTATGAAACCTCTGCGCGTCTCCTCTTCATGGCCGTGAAATGGGCCAAAAACCTGCCCGTCTTCTCCAACCTGCCCTTCCGTGATCAG gtgATCCTGCTGGAGGAAGCTTGGAGCGAGCTGTTCCTGCTCTGTGCCATCCAGTGGTCCATGCCCCTGGAGAGCTGCCCGCTGCTGGCCGTGCCCGAGCTGGCCcctggcaagctgctgccggcTGCCCTGGATGTCCGGGCGCTGCAGGAGACCCTCGGCCGCTTCAAGGCGTTGGCCGTCGACCCCACCGAATTTGCCTGCATGAAGGCGGTGGTGCTCTTCAAACCAG AGACCCGTGGCCTGAAGGACCCCGAGCAGGTGGAGAACCTGCAGGACCAGTCGCAGGTGATGCTGGGCCAGCACAACCGTTCTCACTACCCCGGGCAACCTGTCAG gtttgggaagctgctgctgctcctcccggCGCTGCGCTTCATCTCCTCCGAGCGCGTGGAGCTGCTCTTCTTCCGCCGGACCATCGGCAACACCCCCATGGAGAAGCTGCTGTGTGACATGTTCAAGAACTga